GAAAAAATCACGATACATGTTTTGCACCTGGTTTAAAATTCCCGTTTCGTTCAGAGCGCGTTTAAATTCTTCGAAAGTCAGGTCGTCCACCTTTTGCCGCAGCTCGCGGCGCAGGCGGATGGATAAAACGGTTTGTTTGTGCATTTGCCAGTCGCTGCCCACCGTTTTGCCCAGCTTGGACTCGTCGGCCATGATGTCCAGCACGTCGTCCTGGATTTGAAAAGCCATGCCCAGATTGTAGCCGAATTGTCGAAAGCGTTCAATGTTTTCCGCCGCGGCGCTGGCCGAAAGCGCGCCCAGCTCGCAGGAAAGTTCGATCAATACAGCGGTTTTTCTGCGGATCATTTCCAGATATTGCTCTTCGCTCACCTCGGATTGCGTTTCGAACATTTTGTCCAGCCCCTGGCCTTCGCAAATGATAAGCATCACGTCGGTAAAGCGACGCATCATGGTCAAAAGGTCTCCTTCCGGCGCTTCCAGCAGCTTTTTAAAGGCCAGGCCCATCAGCCCGTCACCGGCCAGAATGGCGGTGGCCACGTCCCACTTTTTATGGACGGTGGGCTGACCGCGCCGCAGAGCGTCGTTATCCATAATATCATCGTGCACCAGGGTAAAGTTGTGCAGCAATTCCACGGCCAGAGCGGGGTAAAGAGCGCTGTTTAAACGACCTCCGCAGGTCTGATTGGCCAGAATGGTTAGCAGCGGCCGAATTCGCTTGCCCGGCAGGGTCAGCACATATTGAATCGGCTCGTAAAATAAAGGCACCTGATGTTTTTGACCGATGGCCACCAGGCGCTCCTGAAATTGATCGAGCAAAGGTTTTAAATCATTGAAAAAAATTTTTGCCTGTTGCGACATCAATACTCAAACCGGTTTTTGATAATATCCATGATCTCTTCGCGTGTTTTGGCCTGCAAGAGCATTTCACGAATTTCTTTTTTCTTTAAATTGCGTGAAATAACGGCCAGGGTCTGGATGTGCGGGCCGGAGGTATCGCGCGGCGAAAGCACAAGAAAAATAAGGTGCGCGGGCTTGCCGTCCAGCGATTCAAAATCGACGCCATTTTTTTTGACGCCAAAGGCAATTTCCAGCCGGTTTACGCCGTCTGTTTTGGCGTGCGGAATGGCCAGCCCGTTCTCCAGGCCGGTGCTTAAATAGCCTTCGCGGGCCAATACGTCCTGTAAGGCCACTTCGCGGTCCACCAGACGTTTGTTCTTATCCAGCAGATCCAGTAATTCTTCGATGATTTGAAATTTTGTCTGCCCTTTCAAATCCGGTTCAATGTGCTCAATGGGTAAAAAATCATATAGTTTCATATTTGCCTCCGTTTTCCTAAAATATAAAAATTTATTCAATAATAAAAATATTGTCAAAAAATTAGTGATTTTTTTTCTGCCCGCCTTTAGCGAATAAAAAGAGAGGGCAGAATGGAACAGGAATTTTCATGGCGGGGATGGCGTCGATTATTCTGGTTTTTTTCATTTTTTTTTATATTGGCTCTACTGGGATTTTTGTGAAAAACAAAAATAATCCTTAGATTGAGTTTATGAAAGATAAAGAATTATTTAAACAGATTTTGGGACTTTCGCATCCCTGGGAAGTGTCTAAAGTTGACTTAGATATTGCGAATGAGGAAGTAGAAATAGAGATTATCTATAAGTCAAAAAAAGGTTTTTGTCCCGAATGCGAAGTGGAATATGATATTTATGATCATCGCGAAAAACGTCGTTGGCGGCATTTGGATACATGCCAAATGAAGACCTATATTGTCTGCAAAGTACCCCGCATTAAATGCAAGGAACATGGA
This sequence is a window from Caldithrix abyssi DSM 13497. Protein-coding genes within it:
- a CDS encoding polyprenyl synthetase family protein is translated as MSQQAKIFFNDLKPLLDQFQERLVAIGQKHQVPLFYEPIQYVLTLPGKRIRPLLTILANQTCGGRLNSALYPALAVELLHNFTLVHDDIMDNDALRRGQPTVHKKWDVATAILAGDGLMGLAFKKLLEAPEGDLLTMMRRFTDVMLIICEGQGLDKMFETQSEVSEEQYLEMIRRKTAVLIELSCELGALSASAAAENIERFRQFGYNLGMAFQIQDDVLDIMADESKLGKTVGSDWQMHKQTVLSIRLRRELRQKVDDLTFEEFKRALNETGILNQVQNMYRDFFNRARQALKELPQNESNQKLQELTDLIQNRCW
- a CDS encoding PTS sugar transporter subunit IIA: MKLYDFLPIEHIEPDLKGQTKFQIIEELLDLLDKNKRLVDREVALQDVLAREGYLSTGLENGLAIPHAKTDGVNRLEIAFGVKKNGVDFESLDGKPAHLIFLVLSPRDTSGPHIQTLAVISRNLKKKEIREMLLQAKTREEIMDIIKNRFEY